One region of Polynucleobacter sp. SHI8 genomic DNA includes:
- a CDS encoding HAD hydrolase family protein, producing MLNPTLNTNLYSNYPQALERAQDIQLLILDVDGVLTDGSLFISPDGVEHLKVFDSLDGHGLKLLISKGIRVAIITGRNSPMVKMRAQALGIEHVFMGVDDKKSTFINLLAQLKLQASNCAAMGDDWPDLAVLTQVRFAAAPANAHQEVQTISHYVCSKRGGSGAVREICDLILMAQNHYQDLLADAKK from the coding sequence ATTTTGAATCCAACTCTCAACACGAACCTATACTCTAATTATCCTCAAGCACTAGAACGCGCTCAGGATATTCAGTTACTCATTTTAGATGTCGATGGTGTTTTAACTGATGGCTCTTTATTTATCAGTCCTGATGGTGTTGAACATCTAAAGGTATTTGATAGCTTAGATGGTCATGGTTTGAAATTGTTGATCTCTAAAGGCATTCGAGTTGCAATCATTACTGGTAGAAATTCCCCTATGGTAAAGATGCGCGCCCAAGCTCTCGGGATTGAACACGTGTTCATGGGAGTTGATGATAAAAAATCTACTTTCATCAATTTACTTGCGCAACTCAAATTGCAAGCATCTAATTGTGCCGCAATGGGTGACGATTGGCCTGACTTGGCAGTTTTAACTCAAGTTCGATTTGCTGCTGCTCCTGCCAATGCCCATCAAGAAGTTCAAACTATATCTCACTACGTATGCTCTAAACGTGGTGGTAGTGGCGCTGTGCGCGAAATTTGCGATTTAATTCTGATGGCGCAAAATCATTACCAAGACTTATTGGCTGACGCTAAAAAATAA